In Pseudoalteromonas tetraodonis, the genomic window ACGCCCCGCCTCAGTAGTCACTACTCCAGGTAAATACTTCATAAATTCTTGCACGCCCCATAAGCAACCACCAGCAAAATAAAGTGTGTGCTGATTTAATGAATGACTCGATTGTTGTGTTTGCATAATAAAGTGACCAATGTAAATAATTTATAGGATGCAGAGTTACTATTTTGTAACGCTAGGTTTGATTATCAAATGCAGTTTTTTATCATTAATGTACAATAGCGCCCAAAATCACCCTAGCTTAGTGAGCTTACCTTATCATGTGATAAAAAATGATAGGTATTTAATTGTTAGCGCCATTGCATAAAATGAGAATAATGACATGAATCGTGCCCCGCACCTTATTATACCGGCTTTACTAGCCAGTATTTCGACTGTTGCTTATGCAGAACAGAGTAAAGAAACAGCAACCATAGAACAAATAACAATTGAAGCGTCTCCCACTGCCAATACCTTACCCGTTGGTACATTTGATTCACCTATTTCAAATTTAGAATACGACCCGCGTGTTGACTTGCAATCACGCAATATGGCTGAAGCACAAGCTGATGTAACGATACGCGGGGGTATTTTTGAAAATACCGGCTTTAGAGTCGGCAGTGCAACTCTACTAGACCCGCAGTCTGGTCACTACTTTGCAGAAATTCCTATTGCACCACAAATGCTAACAGGTGCTAGCGTATTAACCGGAGCCGATAACGCACTTTATGGCATGAATAGCTCTGTGGGTACTGTGTCGTTTGCTTGGAAACCAATAACAACCGGTGGCAGTGTCTCTTTGGGCGCAGGCTCAAATAACTTTAACTTACAAACAATTCATGCAGGTGTGAGTTCTCCACTTGAAGCAAACGCTAATTGGCGTATTGGTTTTGAAGGTGAATATTCGCACTCACAAAGCGATGGTTCGATTGATTTTGGCGATCATGACTTTACTCGTACCTCAGGTAGAGTGCAGTTAACCGGGAGCGATTCACAAACTGATTTATTTTACGGCTTACAAGAAAAGTTTTTTGGTTGGCCAAACCTTTATACCCCCTTTGGTGTAAATGAAACCGAAGACTTAGAAACGCAACTGTTAATGCTTAACCATAAGCAAGCTTATGCAATAAATAGTGAATTTGAAGTATCGGCTTATTACCGCAAGCATAACGACCATTATGTTTATTCAAGAGAGAACCCAAGCGCGTTCCAAGCATTTCATGAAACACAAGTAACATCACTGGCTGTTTCAGGTCGCCATGCGCAAACAAAGTCAGTTGCGGTTAATTACTCGGCGCAATATATAGGAGACAGTATTGACTCCACCACCCTTGAAAATAACTTTACTTCACGTAACTACTTTAAGCTTAGTGTATTACCAGAATACACAACAGCACTAGCAAGCAACCAGCAACTAACGGTGCGTTTAGGGGCTGCATTTGATAACACCAGTCGTGATGATTCCGAGCTATCGCTAATTGGGGATGTTAGTTTAAATACCCATAATAACGATGGCACTGAGCGAACATTGTATTTGTCGTATGCTGAGGCAAACCAAGTAGCCGGTTATACTGCTATTGGTGGCAGTGAATCAGGTGGTTTGTTTAGAAGTAACGCTAATCTTGAGCGCGAAACCACTAAAAATTTAGAGCTGGGCTTATTGCTTGAGCAACAAAGCTGGCAGCTTAATTCCGCACTTTTTTATCGTAAAGATAACAACCTAACCGATTGGACATTTAGCTTTGATTCAAGCTCAGCGCGATTTGCGCAGCCGGTTGATATTGACACCACAGGCCTTGAGTTTTTAGCCACTAAACAATTTAATAATACAGAAATTGTTGCCAGCTATACCTACTTACATAAAACAGAAACCTATGGCGCTGAAAATGTTGATGCTAGCTTTTATGCCTTAAATTATCCTGATCATCGTGTAACGCTCGGTGCAATTTGGAACCCGACGGATATGTTAGAGTTTCGAGTAGATAATGAGTGGCGTAAACAGCATAACAATGCGCTGCGCCGTTCAGATGACGAGGCACTATTTACTCAGCTGACGTTAAAAATAACCCCGGCTACACTGCAAAATTTCTTTATTACTTTAGCTGCGGATAATTTGTGGGATGAATCGTTTGAAGAAATCCCAGGCACGCCAGGTCGCGGTGAGCAATATACGCTAAGCGCAACGTATAGCTGGTAACAATTTAGCTCGGCGAGGGTGTATCCCACGCTGAGCTTGTTTTTTAAATTGAAATAATAAACAGACTAGTAACAAGCTGACTTAAAAATTTCATACCGCAATTCGCTCTACTTTACGTGCCCTAAAAGCGCAGCGCCTCTTCGCCCTCTTTGTGCATTTATCATTAAAAACGGTATGAACAAAGAGAATTGAATGAGAAAAAACACTAGCGACAATGCTAAGTGGATACGTAATTGAACTCTCTCAGTACTACTTTTAGAAACACAAAGTAAGTGTCTACACTTTTCAGGCGTATAAATTGTAAATATATGTGTATTTAATACAATAAATTAGGTTAATTGCTCTAATTCTGTAATTAACGTCAATGCGTGTTCATTAGTCGTCCCACAAACATCTAAAGTGGCGCTAAAATCACTACACACTTTAGGGCGCGACTCATCACCAAATAGCTTACATAAATTACGCTCATCCAGCTGAATACAACGTTCTCCGGCCTTTTTACCATTTGGCATACCCGGTATTGGCGAGCTAATACTTGGTGCAATACAACATGCTCCACAGCCTAAACGGCACGCCATTGATTGTGTTTTCATTATAACCTCAGTAATAAATTTCAATTATATTGTTGCTGCTTTGCATACAAACAGAGCGATTTGTTCTATTTGTAACCGTATTATGCAATGACTTGTTACATCTTCAAACACACTGTAAACACTTTATTGCGTATCATTAGTTCATCAGCACAATTTATGAAGGAATGCCCTGTGGCGACTAAAAAACAAATAATACTCCCTATCGCGGTCCTTGTTGGTGGCATCGCCCTTGCAGCGGGCTTTTCAGCAATGAAAAAACCACCAGAAGAAAAACCAGAACAAGATACTCGCCCATTGGTTGCAGCACAACCTATTCACCTTGATGCAATCACTCTCGATGTTAAATCGTACGGTATTGTGCAACCTAAAGACCGCACTGAGCTGATTGCTCAGGTAAGTGGCCAAGTTATTTCTGTTGCAGGGCAATTTGTTGAAGGTGCCTTCGTAAAGCAAGGAGATATTTTAGCACGAATTGACCCAAATGATTACGAAGCTGATTTAATTGAAGCTGAGGCTGGGCTCGCCCAAGCAAGTTCAGCGCTTGAGATTGAACGTGCTCAAGCGCATGTTGCTAAAGCTGAATGGGAACGCATTAAAGCAGACTCAAGCGATATTACCGCTTCTGCGCTTTATTTACGTAAACCGCAATTAGCAGAGAAAATGGCGCGTTATCGCTCAGCACAAGCAAGTGTAAAACGTGCTAAACGTAATTTAGAACGCACTTATATTAAAGCCCCCTACGATGCAATTATAAACGCGCGTAGCATTAGTTTGGGTTCTGTTGTAAATCCAGGTAATAGCTTTGGCTCACTCAGCGCCACTTCGGTCGCTGAAGTACGTTTACCGGTTGCCGATAAAGAGCTGCAATATTTAAATAATGGCGGTATTGGTGCAACAGTGTTATTTAGTGCGCAGTTCGCGGGCAAAGAAACCACATGGCAGGCTAAAGTGGTACGCAGTGAAGGGGTGATAGATCAAAAAAGCCGTATGAGCTATTTAGTAGCACAATTACCAACCCCATATGCTAACAAAACTCAACCATTGCGTTTTGGCTCCTATGTTAACGCTAGCATAGAAGGTCGTGCAGTTAATAACGCCATTGTTGTGCCACATCATTTAGTCAAAGAAAATAAAATTGCGATATTAAACGACGATTTAACCCTGTCGTTTAAAACTCTCAATATTATACGTGAACAAAACGGCATGGTGATCGCAGACCAAGGGCTTAATGAAGGTGAACAGCTAATTACTTCTGCCCTTGAATACCCTACCGAGGGAATGGCGGTAAAAATTGAAGACGTTGTAACAACCCCAGACGTTACTCAACTTGCATTGAAACAGGAGTAACTTATGTCTACACGTGAAAAAGGCCTAATTGCATGGTTTGCGCGCAACCCTGTTGCAGCAAATCTATTGATGATATTTATACTTATTGGTGGCATTTTAACGGCGTTTACTATTCGCAAACAAATGTTTCCACAATTTGAAAGTAACTGGATCAGTGTCTCTGCGGTATACCCTGGCGCAGCCCCGCAAGAGGTTGAGGAGGGCATTACCATAAAAGTCGAGGAGAACCTTGAGGGTATAGAGGGAATAAAGCGCCTTATCACCTACTCCAATAGAGGCTCTTCACAAGCGTGGATTGAAATAGAAGAGCAGTTTGACCCGCAAGAAGTACTCGATGAAATTAAAGTACAAGTAGATTCAATTAATACGTTTCCTGCGGGTATGGAGCGCCCTATTGTTCGTCGCGATAAGTACGAACAAGAAGTAATGATACTTGCCCTTTACGGTGACATGAGTAACTACCAACTTAAAGAGCTCGGAAACGATATAAAAGACGAGCTTCAGGCACTGCCTAATATTAATTTAGTTAACTTTAATGGTGGCCTTAATTACGAAATTGGTATTGAAGTAAGCCCAGACAAACTGCGTGCTTATGGATTAACGTTTAGAGATATTGCCAGTGCAGTGCAAAGCTTTTCTGCCAATATGTCAGCTGGGCAAATTCGCTCTGAAAATGGCTATATTTCAATGCGCGTTGAGAAACAAGCCTACCGTGGTAGCGAGTTTGCAAAACTACCACTGATCACCCTTGCCGATGGCGCGCAAGTTTATTTAGGTGACGTTGCCACTATAAATGATGGCTTTGAAGAAGGCCTGCAATACTCAAAATACAATGGTAAAAACTCATTGTCGTTTGAAGTAAACGCCTCTAAAGATCAAGATATTACCGATGTTGCTAAAGTACTTAAAACCTATATGGCTGAAAAAGAATCGCAACTGCCTGCAGGTGTTAAGCTCTCTCCTATTGTTGATTTAACTTACTACCTCGAAGGTCGCCTCGATATGATGGTCGACAATATGATTTGGGGTGGCTTATTAGTTATGTTGGTATTAGCGCTGTTTTTACCATTACGTTTAGCTTTTTGGGTAATGATGGGTTTACCTGTGTCATTTTTAGGTGCCTTTTTGTTTATGCCAATTGGCTTTTTAGATGTCACCATTAACTTAGCCTCGTTATTTGCCTTTATACTGGTGCTTGGGATAGTGGTTGATGACGCCATTGTTGTGGGCGAATCTGCTAGTGCTGAAATAGAAAAACACGGCCATACACTCGATAACGTAGTACGCGGCGTAAAGCGCGTTGCAATGCCAGCCACATTTGGCGTACTTACCACTATTGCGGCATTTTTACCGCAAACTCTTGCCACAGGCCCAGGTGCGGCTTTTTCTAAAGCCATTGGTGGGGTGATTATTTTATGTTTAATCTTCTCACTAATTGAATCAAAACTTATTTTGCCGGCACATATTGCGGCAATGAAAGACCGTAAACCAAATCCAAAAAACCCGCTTCACCGTGCACGTAAAGTAATGGATAACGGCCTAAAAAGTTTTGTTGATAACTACTACACCCCGTTTGTTGGTCGCTGCATTCATTATCGCTACACCGTAATTGTCGGTTTTATGTGTTTACTGATTGTCAGTGCGGGAATGTTTGCCGGTGGTTTAGTTAAATTTGTGCCTAATCCTAAAATACCGCACGATTTTCCTCGCATTGATATAGAAATGAACTTAGCGTCTTCTGAGCAAGCAACGCTTGAAACAGCTAAAAAAGTAGAGCAGCTAATACTGAGCGTTGATAACCAGCTCAAAGAGCAATACGGTAAACCGATGATCCGCGATTTATCAGTTAGCTTACGTGGGCGAACGCAAGCAAACATTATGGCTATTTTAGTTGAACCCGACCTGCGCCCTATTGATACCTTTGCACTGAGTGCCTTATGGCGCGAACAAATGCCTAACTTACCGGGTGTTAAAACCCTAACCATTCAAGACAGTATTATGAACGGGGGTCGAGACGATGGCGATGTAAGCTTTAAACTCGAAGGTAAAAATGCACAAGTACTTAAAGAAGTTGCTGGTAAGCTTAAAACCAAGTTGCAAAGTATGGAAGGCGTAGGCGATGTTAATGACTCAATGCAAAGCGCTACCGATGAAGTACAGCTAGATTTAAAACCACTTGCTTACAGCATGGGGCTAACCCTTGCCGATGTGGCCTCACAAGTAAGCTTTAGTTATTATGGTCTTGAAGCACAACGTATTCTTCGCGAAGGTGAAGAAATTAAAGTGATGATCCGCTACCCAGAAGATGAGCGTAACTCAATCAGTGATATCGACAGCGTACGTATTATCACCCCAACAGGCGCTGAAGTACCATTAAGTGAAGTTGCTAATATTTCATTAGTTGATGGGGTTAATCGTATTCGCCGTGAAAATTCAAAACGTACAGTAAACGTGTGGGCTGCGGTAAATACTGACCAAGTAGAACCCTTTGCCATTGCACAACAAATTCGTGATGAGTACTTACCTTCATTACTTAAAAACTACCCAGGGGTACAAAGTAATGTGGCTGGTCGTATTCAAGAGGAAATGGATAGCGCTGATGAGCAATTACGTGACTTTGCGCTATCGATGATCATAATTTTTGCATTATTGGCTATTCCTCTGCGCTCTTACTCTCAACCATTAATTATTATGTCGGTCATTCCATTTGGTGTGGTTGGCGCCATGTTTGGCCACATGGTACTAGGTATGACCATGAGCAGCTTATCGATGTTTGGCATTATTGCGGTAGCCGGTGTGGTGGTTAATGACTCACTCGTGATGGTAGATTTTGTAAACAAAGCGCGTGCTGAAGGCGTGGCAATAAAACAAGCGGTAATGCAAGCCGGTGCACGTCGCTTTAGAGCCATATTACTAACTTCAATCACCACCTTTATTGGGGTCATGCCGATTATTATGGAAACCAGCTTACAGGCAAAAATTGTAATTCCTATGGCGGTATCGCTCGCTTTTGGTGTGCTGTTTGCCACGGTAATAACGCTTATTCTTATACCGTGTCAGTATGTTGCGCTTGAAGATGCAAAACGCCTGATCCGCAAATGGCGCGGTAAAGATGCCCTAGTCGATGGCCAACCAGCAACGACGAATCACTAAATTAAGTAAAATCCCAACCAAAAAAGCTCGGTATTATTATGCCGAGCTTTTTATTTATAGTTAAAAAATAGCATTCAACTATTTGCCAGTTTGTCTCCCTACTGGTAATTTAACTCTAAACTTTGCTCTTAAAGGATTAACCATGGGCACATTTCAGCTTATCTTATTTATCGTCTTTGCCGTATTGACTACTCTGGGTTACAAAAAGAACAACCGCAATTTAATGCTATTGGGTGCAATAACTATTTCTTTTGCATTTGTAGGATTAGAATTTTTACTTGGGTTTGATGAAGGATTATCAAGGACTGACTATGAATAAAAAAGTAATACATTGGCCAAGTATGTCATTTTATTTAATCGCCTTATTCACGTTTATCGGTGGCATTATTGACTCCACCTATTCGAGCTTCCTCATTGGCTTTGGCTTTTGTTTTATGGGCTTTGCAAGCATTCGCTTAATCCCTGCAAACTTTCTTACTCGTAAACTAACTAGCCCTGTAGCGGAAACTCTCGTTCGCAAAAGAGATATAGCAACACAAATTATCGGATTTTTATTACTCATTACTGGGTTAGCTTTATCTATGTTGTTCAACGTTTAATTGCGTGATTAAAAAGATCCTATGATGAGCATAGTAAACTGCTCGTTTTTTATGCCTTTTACGTTATGGTATTTAATAATCATAATAAATAAGGCACAACTATGAATTCCCCTCAGTCTGAACACATACCTCAAGAAGCATTTGATTGGTATGACGAATACGCTCACGGTTTAATTGATAGACGCACGTTCATGAAAAAGCTTGGTGGCTTAGCCGCATTGGGCTTTTCAATGACGGTGCTTACAGGTGCATTATTACCTAATTACGCTCAAGCTGAGCAAGTCTCATTTAACGACGATGACATAAAAGCCACTTACCAAGAATTTGATTCGCCTGATGGCTATGGTTCGGGCAAAGGCTATTTAGTGGTTCCAAAAAATACACAAGGCAAGCTACCTGTTGTATTAGTAGTACACGAGAATCGCGGCTTAAATCCGTATGTAAAAGATGTTGCAAGGCGACTGGCTAAAGCCGGGTTTATTGCCTTTGCCCCTGATGCGTTGCACCCACTGGGTGGCTACCCAGGCAACGACGATGAAGGTCGAGCCATGCAACGTACCCTTGATCGCACTAAAATACAAAATGATTTTGTAGCCGCTGCGCATTTTTTAAAAGCACAGCCAAATAGTAATGGTAAATTAGGCGCGGTTGGTTTTTGTTTTGGTGGCTATATTGTTAACTATTTAGCTGCAGTAGACAGTAACTTATTGACCGCGGGCGTGCCCTTTTATGGCACACCTGCAAGTGAAAGCTTACATAAAAACATTAAAGCGCCGTTAATGATTCAATTAGGTGAACTTGATAAACGGGTTAACGCCACATGGTCTGAATATGAGCAGAGCTTAAAATCAAACAATGTTGATTACACTATGCACATGTACGAAGGCGCAAATCATGGTTTTCATAACGATTCAACTGGCCGCTACGATGAAAAAAATGCCGAACTTGCATGGCAGCGTACATTAGCATTTTTTAATAACCACTTAAGTTAACACTACTAAACGTGTATTTGTTACTCGTTAATTAATACACGTTTATCAACAATTCCCTCTTTTACTAGCTGATTCAATAAGTGAGCGGTTTTTTCTCTGCACACATCGCGTAGTAGTCGTACAGCGGGAGTAATCGATTGTCTGCTTGGGCAAATAAGCCACAGCTCCCCTTGGGTGTGCTGATAGTTAGGCATCACAGTAACAACGCGTTTATTTAATAAGTCATCAGCAATATCTAACGCCGATTTAACCGCTAAACCTTTATCTGCCACACACCAGCGCCTTACTAAATCGCCATCGTTTGAAGCACGTCTGCCCTGCATTTTTACTTTGTATTTTTTTTGGCCATCGGTAAACTCCCATACATTATTGATAATATCTTGCAGCTGATAAAATAACCCTTGATGCTGCGCTAAATCATCAGGGTGCTCTGGCTCACCATATTTAGCTAAATAGGTAGGTGTAGCACAGAGTAGTCGCGGTACGTTGCAAATTTTAAATCCATAAACACTGCTATCACTTGGGGAGCCATAACGCAGTGCAATATCAACCGAATCACGAAAAAAATCGATATTGCTATCGCTAATGTGCGTACGCAAGCTCACACTTGGGTACCTATCCATAATGTCATCAATCCAGGGGATCACTAGGTTGCGCCCTAAATCAGATGAAGTAGCCACCCGCAATTCTCCCTCAATAGCATCATGTTCTCCTTTGAGGTTTTGCCTTGCCGTTTCAAGTACAGCC contains:
- a CDS encoding TonB-dependent receptor plug domain-containing protein, with the protein product MNRAPHLIIPALLASISTVAYAEQSKETATIEQITIEASPTANTLPVGTFDSPISNLEYDPRVDLQSRNMAEAQADVTIRGGIFENTGFRVGSATLLDPQSGHYFAEIPIAPQMLTGASVLTGADNALYGMNSSVGTVSFAWKPITTGGSVSLGAGSNNFNLQTIHAGVSSPLEANANWRIGFEGEYSHSQSDGSIDFGDHDFTRTSGRVQLTGSDSQTDLFYGLQEKFFGWPNLYTPFGVNETEDLETQLLMLNHKQAYAINSEFEVSAYYRKHNDHYVYSRENPSAFQAFHETQVTSLAVSGRHAQTKSVAVNYSAQYIGDSIDSTTLENNFTSRNYFKLSVLPEYTTALASNQQLTVRLGAAFDNTSRDDSELSLIGDVSLNTHNNDGTERTLYLSYAEANQVAGYTAIGGSESGGLFRSNANLERETTKNLELGLLLEQQSWQLNSALFYRKDNNLTDWTFSFDSSSARFAQPVDIDTTGLEFLATKQFNNTEIVASYTYLHKTETYGAENVDASFYALNYPDHRVTLGAIWNPTDMLEFRVDNEWRKQHNNALRRSDDEALFTQLTLKITPATLQNFFITLAADNLWDESFEEIPGTPGRGEQYTLSATYSW
- a CDS encoding YkgJ family cysteine cluster protein, which encodes MKTQSMACRLGCGACCIAPSISSPIPGMPNGKKAGERCIQLDERNLCKLFGDESRPKVCSDFSATLDVCGTTNEHALTLITELEQLT
- a CDS encoding efflux RND transporter periplasmic adaptor subunit, with amino-acid sequence MATKKQIILPIAVLVGGIALAAGFSAMKKPPEEKPEQDTRPLVAAQPIHLDAITLDVKSYGIVQPKDRTELIAQVSGQVISVAGQFVEGAFVKQGDILARIDPNDYEADLIEAEAGLAQASSALEIERAQAHVAKAEWERIKADSSDITASALYLRKPQLAEKMARYRSAQASVKRAKRNLERTYIKAPYDAIINARSISLGSVVNPGNSFGSLSATSVAEVRLPVADKELQYLNNGGIGATVLFSAQFAGKETTWQAKVVRSEGVIDQKSRMSYLVAQLPTPYANKTQPLRFGSYVNASIEGRAVNNAIVVPHHLVKENKIAILNDDLTLSFKTLNIIREQNGMVIADQGLNEGEQLITSALEYPTEGMAVKIEDVVTTPDVTQLALKQE
- a CDS encoding efflux RND transporter permease subunit — its product is MSTREKGLIAWFARNPVAANLLMIFILIGGILTAFTIRKQMFPQFESNWISVSAVYPGAAPQEVEEGITIKVEENLEGIEGIKRLITYSNRGSSQAWIEIEEQFDPQEVLDEIKVQVDSINTFPAGMERPIVRRDKYEQEVMILALYGDMSNYQLKELGNDIKDELQALPNINLVNFNGGLNYEIGIEVSPDKLRAYGLTFRDIASAVQSFSANMSAGQIRSENGYISMRVEKQAYRGSEFAKLPLITLADGAQVYLGDVATINDGFEEGLQYSKYNGKNSLSFEVNASKDQDITDVAKVLKTYMAEKESQLPAGVKLSPIVDLTYYLEGRLDMMVDNMIWGGLLVMLVLALFLPLRLAFWVMMGLPVSFLGAFLFMPIGFLDVTINLASLFAFILVLGIVVDDAIVVGESASAEIEKHGHTLDNVVRGVKRVAMPATFGVLTTIAAFLPQTLATGPGAAFSKAIGGVIILCLIFSLIESKLILPAHIAAMKDRKPNPKNPLHRARKVMDNGLKSFVDNYYTPFVGRCIHYRYTVIVGFMCLLIVSAGMFAGGLVKFVPNPKIPHDFPRIDIEMNLASSEQATLETAKKVEQLILSVDNQLKEQYGKPMIRDLSVSLRGRTQANIMAILVEPDLRPIDTFALSALWREQMPNLPGVKTLTIQDSIMNGGRDDGDVSFKLEGKNAQVLKEVAGKLKTKLQSMEGVGDVNDSMQSATDEVQLDLKPLAYSMGLTLADVASQVSFSYYGLEAQRILREGEEIKVMIRYPEDERNSISDIDSVRIITPTGAEVPLSEVANISLVDGVNRIRRENSKRTVNVWAAVNTDQVEPFAIAQQIRDEYLPSLLKNYPGVQSNVAGRIQEEMDSADEQLRDFALSMIIIFALLAIPLRSYSQPLIIMSVIPFGVVGAMFGHMVLGMTMSSLSMFGIIAVAGVVVNDSLVMVDFVNKARAEGVAIKQAVMQAGARRFRAILLTSITTFIGVMPIIMETSLQAKIVIPMAVSLAFGVLFATVITLILIPCQYVALEDAKRLIRKWRGKDALVDGQPATTNH
- a CDS encoding dienelactone hydrolase family protein, whose product is MNSPQSEHIPQEAFDWYDEYAHGLIDRRTFMKKLGGLAALGFSMTVLTGALLPNYAQAEQVSFNDDDIKATYQEFDSPDGYGSGKGYLVVPKNTQGKLPVVLVVHENRGLNPYVKDVARRLAKAGFIAFAPDALHPLGGYPGNDDEGRAMQRTLDRTKIQNDFVAAAHFLKAQPNSNGKLGAVGFCFGGYIVNYLAAVDSNLLTAGVPFYGTPASESLHKNIKAPLMIQLGELDKRVNATWSEYEQSLKSNNVDYTMHMYEGANHGFHNDSTGRYDEKNAELAWQRTLAFFNNHLS
- a CDS encoding LysR family transcriptional regulator gives rise to the protein MQIDDLKLILKVAECRSITLAAAKLDMRTATASAAIKRVESALGCELFIRTTRHLRLSSAGERYIPQCEQALAVLETARQNLKGEHDAIEGELRVATSSDLGRNLVIPWIDDIMDRYPSVSLRTHISDSNIDFFRDSVDIALRYGSPSDSSVYGFKICNVPRLLCATPTYLAKYGEPEHPDDLAQHQGLFYQLQDIINNVWEFTDGQKKYKVKMQGRRASNDGDLVRRWCVADKGLAVKSALDIADDLLNKRVVTVMPNYQHTQGELWLICPSRQSITPAVRLLRDVCREKTAHLLNQLVKEGIVDKRVLINE